The following are from one region of the Azospirillum sp. B510 genome:
- the tnpB gene encoding IS66 family insertion sequence element accessory protein TnpB (TnpB, as the term is used for proteins encoded by IS66 family insertion elements, is considered an accessory protein, since TnpC, encoded by a neighboring gene, is a DDE family transposase.) — protein sequence MISVPAGVRVYLAMGATDMRKGMDGLAMLAQQVLQQDPFAGHLFVFRGRQGHLVKVLYWDGQGFCLFTKRLEKGRFVWPISREGVAVLTPAQLAMLIEGMDWRAPQRTWRPEMAG from the coding sequence ATGATCTCGGTTCCCGCCGGGGTGCGGGTCTATCTGGCGATGGGCGCCACCGACATGCGCAAGGGCATGGACGGGTTGGCCATGCTCGCCCAGCAGGTCCTTCAGCAGGACCCGTTCGCCGGCCATTTGTTTGTTTTCCGGGGTCGGCAAGGTCATCTGGTGAAGGTTCTTTACTGGGATGGCCAGGGCTTCTGCCTGTTCACCAAGCGCCTGGAGAAGGGGCGCTTCGTGTGGCCGATCAGCCGCGAGGGCGTGGCGGTGCTCACTCCGGCCCAGTTGGCGATGCTCATCGAGGGCATGGATTGGCGCGCCCCGCAGCGCACATGGCGCCCGGAGATGGCGGGGTGA
- a CDS encoding IS66-like element accessory protein TnpA has protein sequence MAVQRIEVITGAGGRRTYSAEEKIRLVGEAHGGRGAVVAVARRHGVCTSLIYRWRRQFKSGELSAAAPSFVPVHVLEGPPSAGLLSPTKTPSAPEPAPSAERRAALVEVVLANGRVLRVAEDIAPATLRRLVGALDSP, from the coding sequence GTGGCAGTCCAACGTATCGAGGTCATCACCGGCGCCGGCGGGCGGCGCACCTACTCGGCCGAGGAGAAGATCCGCTTGGTCGGCGAGGCCCACGGCGGGCGCGGCGCCGTCGTCGCGGTGGCCCGCCGCCACGGCGTGTGCACCAGCCTGATCTACCGCTGGCGCCGACAGTTCAAGAGCGGAGAACTGTCTGCCGCGGCGCCCTCCTTCGTGCCGGTTCATGTGTTGGAGGGGCCGCCGTCCGCCGGCCTGCTCTCTCCCACCAAGACGCCGTCGGCGCCGGAGCCGGCACCCTCAGCCGAGCGCCGTGCCGCCCTGGTCGAGGTGGTTCTCGCCAACGGCCGCGTGCTGCGCGTCGCCGAGGACATCGCCCCGGCCACGCTGCGCCGACTGGTCGGCGCGTTGGATTCGCCATGA
- a CDS encoding sensor histidine kinase, translated as MAVRLVEALEGRGWLRLLRRPVIGLFYLTVLAVGIGSPLFTLSPPEGGIELDRAMFRPLETLDRPADVPEAAVSLPHSFRVPGAGRFGGGLYRLEFDHSPDGPEQWSVLIPNYSGRILVRVNDALLYDSDWTHSGQIVTLIWPDIIAIPAPLLKVGTNTVEISAVMLFGRKNYLSVIHAGPDSLLRPVYQQHHFLLVILPQLLFAWQFAFSVMLLIVWAVRRSEWSYILYAGILFFNSISNLVVVIPEPLASPLVMQLTNLTFSWVTAMLVPFAFSFVNRRPPRASILFAAFPVGVTSAFLLLPPEIVHVLNWYVAAPVAWGLSCWAVGVMSYAAFRRGSNSAHMVLGATLLSLLMILHEAPILYGSVGKRLFINPFSIPIFMLLSLISTVLMWRFAAALNAVDQFNAKLRREIADAEAALRISLAREQAQERAIALEAERSRLTRDLHDGIAGQLVSMVALSRRTDAEVRDFGTAARRALVDLRLVIASMAEVGDDPGMMLANFRDHIQPQLRTLGIALDWQMHALPEGAGWSSSTALELFRLLQEATMNAARHSGADRVTIEIRPTDDGVRVVVADKGCGGAADRPGGYGLANMRRRARTIGARLDIVSGPDGTNIILDLPRPTTSQ; from the coding sequence GTGGCCGTACGCCTCGTCGAGGCCCTCGAAGGCCGCGGATGGCTGCGCCTGTTGCGCCGCCCGGTCATCGGCCTGTTCTACCTGACCGTTCTGGCGGTGGGTATCGGCTCGCCGCTGTTCACCCTGTCTCCCCCGGAGGGCGGCATCGAGCTCGATCGCGCCATGTTCCGGCCGCTGGAAACCCTCGACCGGCCGGCAGATGTTCCGGAGGCCGCCGTATCCCTGCCCCACAGCTTCAGGGTACCCGGCGCGGGCCGGTTCGGCGGGGGGCTCTACCGGTTGGAGTTCGATCACTCCCCGGACGGCCCGGAGCAATGGTCCGTGCTGATTCCAAACTATTCCGGCCGCATTCTGGTCCGGGTCAACGATGCCTTGCTGTACGACAGCGATTGGACGCATTCGGGCCAGATCGTCACCCTGATCTGGCCGGACATCATCGCGATCCCGGCCCCGCTGCTGAAGGTCGGCACCAACACCGTGGAGATCAGCGCGGTGATGCTGTTCGGCCGGAAGAACTATCTCAGCGTCATCCATGCCGGACCCGACAGCCTGCTGCGACCGGTGTACCAGCAGCATCATTTCCTTCTGGTCATCCTGCCGCAGCTGCTGTTCGCCTGGCAGTTCGCCTTCAGTGTGATGCTGCTGATCGTCTGGGCGGTTCGCCGCTCGGAATGGTCCTATATCCTGTATGCCGGCATCCTGTTCTTCAACTCGATCAGCAATCTCGTCGTCGTCATACCGGAGCCTCTGGCTTCACCGCTGGTCATGCAGCTTACGAACCTGACCTTCTCCTGGGTGACGGCGATGCTGGTGCCGTTCGCCTTCAGCTTCGTGAACCGCCGCCCGCCGCGGGCCAGCATCCTGTTCGCGGCCTTTCCGGTGGGAGTCACCTCGGCATTTTTGCTGCTGCCTCCCGAGATCGTCCATGTCCTGAACTGGTACGTCGCGGCACCGGTCGCCTGGGGCCTGTCCTGCTGGGCGGTCGGCGTGATGTCCTACGCGGCCTTCCGGCGAGGCAGCAACAGTGCCCATATGGTCCTGGGCGCCACGCTGCTGTCCTTGCTGATGATCCTCCACGAAGCGCCGATCCTCTACGGCTCCGTTGGCAAGCGGCTGTTCATCAACCCGTTTTCCATCCCCATCTTCATGCTTCTCAGCCTTATCAGCACCGTCCTGATGTGGCGCTTCGCGGCGGCGCTGAATGCTGTGGACCAGTTCAACGCCAAACTGCGCCGGGAGATCGCCGATGCGGAGGCGGCGCTGCGCATCAGCCTGGCCCGCGAGCAGGCCCAGGAAAGGGCGATCGCGCTCGAAGCCGAACGGTCGCGCCTGACCCGCGATCTCCATGACGGCATCGCCGGCCAGCTGGTGTCGATGGTGGCGCTCAGCCGCCGGACGGATGCCGAGGTGCGTGACTTCGGCACCGCGGCGCGCAGGGCGCTGGTCGATCTGCGTCTGGTCATCGCCTCGATGGCCGAGGTCGGGGACGATCCCGGCATGATGCTGGCGAATTTCCGGGATCACATCCAACCCCAGCTCCGCACGCTCGGCATCGCCCTGGACTGGCAGATGCACGCCCTGCCGGAAGGGGCCGGCTGGTCGTCTTCGACCGCGCTGGAGCTGTTCCGCCTGCTTCAGGAGGCGACGATGAACGCCGCCAGGCATTCGGGGGCGGATCGGGTGACGATCGAGATCCGGCCGACCGACGACGGAGTCCGCGTGGTGGTCGCCGACAAGGGATGCGGCGGCGCGGCGGACCGCCCCGGCGGCTACGGGCTTGCCAACATGCGGCGACGGGCACGGACCATTGGTGCCCGGCTTGACATCGTCTCCGGTCCGGACGGCACCAACATCATACTGGATCTGCCCAGACCGACAACCAGCCAATGA
- a CDS encoding response regulator encodes MSSCPDDRPLAGSHQLTIVLVEDDPPTRDHLAETLTACNGIALLATADTLEAARAACERFLPTVLITDLQLPDGHGTDLIREVRDRFPATEIMVISVLGDEDSVVTAIRAGASGYILKDSEPVDMVEAVRGLIEGRSPISASIARYIIRRVQDGSFKDRKPAPLLTPRETDILWGIAKGFTYNDIADRLGLSRQTVPSYIKNIYRKLEVNSRSEAVYEAIGRKLIQLGE; translated from the coding sequence ATGTCATCGTGCCCGGACGACCGACCGCTTGCCGGTTCCCATCAGCTCACGATCGTTCTGGTTGAGGACGACCCACCGACGCGCGATCATCTGGCGGAAACCCTGACCGCCTGCAACGGCATCGCGCTTCTGGCCACGGCCGATACGCTGGAGGCGGCACGGGCTGCCTGCGAACGCTTCCTCCCCACCGTTCTGATCACCGACCTGCAATTGCCGGACGGCCACGGCACCGACCTGATCCGCGAGGTTCGGGACCGCTTTCCGGCCACCGAGATCATGGTGATCTCGGTTCTGGGCGACGAGGACAGCGTGGTGACGGCGATCCGCGCCGGAGCGTCCGGCTACATCCTCAAGGATTCCGAGCCGGTGGACATGGTGGAGGCCGTCCGTGGCCTGATCGAGGGGCGTTCGCCCATCTCCGCCTCCATCGCCCGCTACATCATAAGGCGGGTCCAGGACGGCTCGTTCAAGGACCGCAAGCCGGCGCCGCTGCTGACCCCGCGCGAGACAGACATCCTCTGGGGGATCGCGAAAGGCTTCACCTACAACGACATCGCCGACCGCTTGGGCCTGTCGCGGCAGACGGTGCCGTCCTACATCAAGAACATCTACCGCAAGCTGGAGGTGAATTCGCGGTCGGAGGCGGTCTATGAGGCAATCGGACGCAAGCTGATCCAGCTTGGAGAGTGA